One region of Synechococcus elongatus PCC 11801 genomic DNA includes:
- a CDS encoding SDR family oxidoreductase, which yields MKVLILGGGYTGQHLAQLLTEQAISVLATTRSGQWPLNLPCLTFDASTTPPLLPNPDILAGVTHVLSTIPPLSDGRDPVLATLLPTLQQLPLQWCGYLSTTGVYGDTQGAWVDEESPLQSTNRRSQQRIAIEAQWQASGLPAHIFRLPGIYGPGRSSFDRLRRGDNQRLLKPGHVFCRIHVDDIAAALWASMQHPNPGRVYNVSDDCPCEPALLIEEAARLMDLELPPAQPFDAVELSPMAASFWSECRRVRNDRLKQELGVQLRYPSYREGLAAIWTAEQS from the coding sequence ATGAAAGTTCTGATTCTGGGCGGCGGCTACACCGGTCAGCACCTTGCTCAGCTGCTGACGGAGCAAGCGATTTCAGTCCTGGCCACTACGCGATCGGGCCAGTGGCCACTCAATTTACCCTGCCTGACGTTTGACGCGAGTACAACGCCACCGCTGCTGCCCAATCCAGATATCTTGGCAGGCGTCACTCATGTGCTGAGTACGATTCCGCCACTCAGTGACGGCCGCGATCCCGTGCTTGCGACACTCCTGCCCACCCTCCAGCAACTGCCGTTGCAATGGTGCGGTTACCTCTCAACGACCGGAGTCTACGGCGATACGCAGGGTGCTTGGGTTGATGAAGAGTCGCCCTTACAATCCACGAACCGGCGATCGCAGCAGCGGATTGCGATCGAAGCTCAGTGGCAAGCCAGTGGCTTACCGGCCCATATTTTTCGGCTCCCCGGCATCTATGGTCCCGGACGCAGTAGTTTCGATCGCCTACGCCGGGGCGATAATCAGCGCCTACTCAAACCGGGGCATGTTTTCTGCCGCATTCATGTCGATGACATTGCAGCAGCACTCTGGGCATCCATGCAGCACCCTAACCCTGGCCGTGTCTACAACGTCAGCGATGATTGCCCCTGCGAACCCGCACTTTTGATTGAAGAGGCTGCTCGGCTGATGGATCTTGAACTCCCACCGGCACAGCCTTTTGATGCAGTGGAGCTTAGTCCAATGGCGGCTTCTTTTTGGAGTGAATGCCGACGGGTTCGCAACGATCGCCTCAAACAGGAGCTGGGCGTGCAACTACGCTATCCCAGCTACCGCGAGGGACTCGCTGCAATCTGGACTGCTGAGCAGTCATGA
- a CDS encoding glucokinase, which produces MTLLLAGDIGGTKTNLLLAIAEAPDRLQPLYQASFASAAYSDLVPMVQEFLAAAQPTESRSPVVACFGIAGPVVAGRAQLTNLPWHLSETRLAAELGIPKVALINDFAAIAYGLPGLTDADQVVIQTGEADPAAPIAILGAGTGLGEGFIIPTTQGRQVFSSEGSHADFAPQTELESELLHFLRGFYEIEHVSVERVVSGQGIAAIYAFLRDRQPEQENPALGAIATAWQLGDEQAPDLAAAVSQAALSDRDPLALQAMRIFVSAYGAEAGNLALKLLSYGGVYVAGGIAGKILPLLTDGTFLRAFQAKGRVQGLLTRMPVTIVTNHEVGLIGAGLHAAAIATQS; this is translated from the coding sequence ATGACCTTGCTGTTGGCCGGGGATATCGGCGGAACCAAAACCAATTTGTTGCTGGCGATCGCTGAGGCACCCGATCGCTTGCAGCCGCTTTATCAAGCCAGTTTCGCCAGTGCGGCCTACTCCGATCTCGTGCCGATGGTGCAGGAATTTTTGGCCGCAGCTCAGCCCACAGAGTCGAGATCGCCCGTTGTTGCTTGCTTTGGGATTGCGGGACCCGTGGTAGCTGGTCGTGCCCAGTTGACCAACCTACCTTGGCATCTCTCTGAGACGCGTTTGGCTGCCGAACTCGGCATTCCCAAGGTTGCCTTGATCAATGACTTTGCTGCGATCGCCTATGGATTGCCCGGATTAACCGATGCAGATCAAGTTGTAATCCAGACAGGAGAAGCGGATCCGGCGGCTCCGATCGCGATTCTGGGAGCGGGAACAGGACTGGGCGAAGGCTTCATCATTCCCACTACCCAAGGTCGTCAGGTATTTAGCAGCGAAGGCTCCCATGCTGACTTTGCCCCACAGACGGAACTGGAGTCAGAGCTGCTGCATTTTCTGCGTGGCTTCTACGAAATCGAGCATGTTTCGGTTGAGCGAGTCGTCTCCGGTCAAGGGATTGCGGCCATCTATGCCTTCCTGCGCGATCGCCAGCCTGAACAGGAAAATCCCGCACTCGGGGCGATTGCGACTGCTTGGCAGCTGGGGGATGAGCAAGCGCCCGATCTGGCAGCAGCTGTATCCCAAGCAGCCCTGAGCGATCGCGATCCCTTGGCACTGCAAGCCATGCGGATCTTTGTCAGCGCCTATGGAGCAGAGGCTGGCAACCTCGCTCTGAAATTACTCTCCTACGGCGGTGTCTATGTGGCCGGTGGCATTGCTGGCAAAATTCTGCCCCTGCTGACCGATGGCACTTTCCTGCGTGCCTTCCAAGCCAAAGGTCGGGTGCAGGGACTCCTGACCCGTATGCCTGTGACAATCGTCACTAACCATGAAGTAGGGCTGATCGGTGCTGGATTGCATGCTGCTGCGATCGCGACCCAGTCATGA
- a CDS encoding MinD/ParA family ATP-binding protein, producing the protein MTQIVSIHSFRGGTGKSNMTANLATTLALQGHRVGVVDTDIQSPGIHVILGLRDEDIDQSLNDYLWGQCSIEQAVYDVTPAAVEQAGGRILLSPSSLNASKIAKILREGYDVGNLNDGFLAFGDALQLDFLLIDTHPGINEETLLSIAISDALVMLMRPDRQDYLGTAVAVQVAKKLDVPKMFIAVNKVPSFFDFAEVRAKVESNYGVPVGALFPLADEVLTLASQGLLCIDQPQHPISVELRQLATALTSD; encoded by the coding sequence ATGACGCAGATTGTTTCCATACATTCGTTTCGGGGTGGCACCGGCAAGTCCAATATGACCGCCAACCTCGCCACAACCTTGGCGCTGCAAGGACATCGGGTCGGTGTCGTCGATACAGATATTCAATCCCCGGGGATTCACGTCATTCTGGGACTGCGGGATGAAGACATTGATCAGTCGCTCAATGACTATCTCTGGGGACAGTGCTCAATCGAACAAGCCGTCTATGACGTCACACCGGCAGCGGTGGAGCAAGCAGGTGGGCGGATTCTGCTGTCTCCCTCCAGTCTCAATGCCTCCAAAATCGCCAAAATTTTGCGCGAGGGCTACGACGTCGGTAACCTCAACGATGGCTTTTTGGCCTTTGGGGATGCGCTCCAGCTCGATTTCCTCCTAATTGATACCCATCCAGGCATCAACGAAGAAACGCTCCTCTCGATCGCCATCTCGGATGCATTGGTGATGCTGATGCGGCCTGATCGTCAGGATTACCTCGGCACCGCTGTGGCCGTTCAGGTCGCCAAAAAGTTGGATGTGCCAAAGATGTTCATTGCTGTCAACAAAGTGCCCAGCTTTTTTGACTTTGCGGAAGTCCGTGCCAAAGTCGAGAGCAATTACGGGGTGCCGGTAGGAGCGCTCTTCCCGTTGGCCGATGAAGTACTGACCTTGGCAAGTCAAGGGCTACTCTGTATCGATCAACCGCAGCATCCAATCAGCGTCGAACTTCGTCAGTTGGCTACAGCCCTGACCAGTGACTAA
- a CDS encoding PCP reductase family protein, with the protein MNWTAAAEQRLKEIPFFVRPAARKKIEKFASDRGLTEIDETVYEQAKAQFGSQ; encoded by the coding sequence ATGAACTGGACAGCTGCTGCCGAACAACGCCTCAAGGAAATTCCCTTTTTCGTGCGCCCTGCGGCTCGCAAAAAGATCGAGAAATTTGCCAGCGATCGCGGTTTGACGGAAATTGATGAGACCGTCTATGAGCAAGCCAAAGCGCAGTTTGGCAGCCAGTGA
- a CDS encoding HAD family hydrolase — MLTLLSEIQTGSCRDRHTLFCDFDGPLLDVSRRYYCTYSLALRETQKELAALGEVWRPRRLSFRQFWSMKQAHLPDPAIAQRSGLAPEHFDRFLKHVRSRVNQPELLKLDRLQLGVRWAFSLIQQAELDLSIVTLRPEAEVREILQREHLDHCVTEIFGGDSDLTAYDNPVSIKREILGQAIAAANAAGRPGLAMIGDTEADILAAQTHALPAIALTCGIRSRRYLETLEPDAIYPNLLIFCHQQLRVLQPA, encoded by the coding sequence ATGCTCACGTTGCTCAGTGAGATTCAAACCGGTAGCTGTCGCGATCGCCACACCCTTTTTTGCGATTTCGATGGGCCTTTGCTTGATGTCTCGCGCCGTTATTACTGTACCTATAGCTTGGCCCTGCGCGAAACCCAAAAGGAACTCGCAGCACTCGGCGAAGTCTGGCGGCCCCGGCGACTGAGCTTCCGGCAGTTTTGGTCCATGAAGCAAGCTCACCTGCCGGATCCGGCGATCGCCCAGCGATCGGGGCTCGCCCCCGAGCATTTTGATCGCTTTCTCAAACATGTGCGATCGCGGGTCAACCAGCCTGAGTTGCTCAAGCTCGATCGCCTGCAACTGGGTGTTCGCTGGGCATTTTCCTTGATTCAGCAAGCAGAACTCGACCTCAGCATTGTCACGTTGCGGCCAGAAGCAGAAGTGCGAGAGATTCTGCAGCGGGAGCATCTTGATCACTGTGTCACAGAGATCTTTGGGGGCGACTCGGATCTGACGGCCTACGATAACCCCGTTTCGATCAAGCGCGAGATTTTGGGACAGGCGATCGCTGCGGCCAATGCAGCAGGTCGTCCGGGTCTTGCCATGATCGGCGACACAGAAGCAGATATTTTGGCAGCACAAACCCATGCACTGCCAGCGATCGCACTAACCTGTGGCATTCGCAGCCGTCGCTACTTGGAAACGCTGGAACCCGACGCGATCTATCCCAACTTACTGATTTTCTGTCATCAACAACTGCGGGTGCTGCAGCCGGCCTAG
- a CDS encoding zinc-dependent alcohol dehydrogenase family protein: MMSDSMRAVVLETPGDPGQLRLQFLPQPAIVRPTQVLVHLQAAGLNPIDTKLRQRGTFDPDRRPAILGCDGAGWVAAVGSAVNRFAVGDAVYFCHGGLGLEPGTYADYAVVDQAWLAPKPQQLSFVEAAGVPLALITAWESLYDRGRLQAAQTVLIHAGAGGVGHLAIQLAKLRGARVATTVSTPKKAAIAQHCGADLVIPYRDRDWVAAVLDWTDGKGVDLAFDTVGGSVLEQTFPAVRLYGDLVTILAPDPATNWKVARDRNLRISLELMLTPQLQSVTGFSHHQTQILETASRWFDQGQLQIHISQVLPITEIVTAHQLLESQQAAGKIVIDLAA; this comes from the coding sequence ATGATGTCTGATTCCATGCGAGCTGTTGTTTTAGAAACGCCGGGCGACCCTGGCCAACTGCGGCTTCAGTTCTTGCCGCAACCGGCGATCGTGCGTCCCACGCAGGTGTTAGTGCATCTGCAGGCGGCGGGACTCAATCCGATTGATACCAAGCTGCGTCAGCGCGGAACCTTTGACCCCGATCGCCGACCGGCGATTCTCGGCTGTGATGGAGCTGGCTGGGTGGCTGCTGTTGGAAGTGCTGTCAATCGCTTTGCGGTTGGGGACGCTGTTTACTTCTGTCATGGCGGCCTTGGGTTAGAACCCGGCACCTATGCTGATTACGCTGTTGTCGATCAAGCCTGGCTTGCACCCAAGCCACAGCAGTTGAGTTTTGTGGAAGCGGCGGGTGTGCCGCTGGCGCTGATTACAGCCTGGGAGTCCCTCTACGATCGCGGTCGTCTGCAGGCGGCGCAAACGGTGCTGATCCATGCCGGGGCTGGTGGCGTTGGTCATTTGGCGATTCAGTTAGCCAAGTTGCGCGGGGCACGAGTTGCCACCACCGTCAGCACACCCAAAAAAGCTGCGATCGCCCAGCACTGTGGTGCGGATCTCGTGATTCCTTACCGCGATCGCGATTGGGTGGCGGCGGTGCTTGACTGGACCGATGGCAAGGGCGTTGATCTGGCCTTCGATACCGTGGGTGGGTCGGTCTTGGAGCAGACGTTTCCGGCTGTCCGCCTCTATGGCGATCTGGTCACGATTTTGGCGCCTGATCCGGCAACAAACTGGAAAGTTGCCCGCGATCGCAATCTCCGCATCAGCCTGGAGCTGATGTTGACGCCGCAACTGCAGTCGGTGACGGGCTTCAGTCACCATCAGACTCAAATCTTGGAAACGGCGAGCCGCTGGTTTGATCAGGGGCAACTGCAGATTCATATCAGTCAAGTGTTGCCAATCACGGAGATTGTCACCGCACATCAATTGCTGGAAAGCCAACAGGCCGCGGGCAAAATTGTGATTGATCTCGCTGCGTAA
- a CDS encoding AEC family transporter: MSSDILLHAYSPLVVWMGAGLALCRWLPKLLPQLLGRFLFWVGIPLQVFALCRNTDFSQALSISSLVTLAVLLTGLGLATLLFPILRRWQPRWVGLAPDADAATQAARQGSFTLAAMLGNVGFIGLAVAPSLVSAPYLGWLVLYSVAHNIAGTYGAGVLVASHFSPNEITHSLRSRFFSLLRLPSIWAIALGALMQGQTLPGGLETTVQTAAHAVVPAALVLGGLRLRQLHGWQSLQLALPPVCVRMLVIPLLAGLVLTLAGLQGDSRLAMVLQAGMPSGFAGLILAEEYNLDRELLASSILLSTLALFLTLPLWVWLFGTSV; the protein is encoded by the coding sequence TTGTCATCCGACATTTTGCTCCATGCCTATAGCCCTCTTGTTGTGTGGATGGGCGCAGGTCTAGCACTCTGTCGATGGTTGCCCAAATTGCTGCCGCAGCTCCTCGGCCGCTTTTTGTTTTGGGTAGGGATTCCGCTGCAAGTTTTCGCGCTCTGTCGCAATACAGATTTCTCCCAAGCCCTTTCGATTTCTTCTTTGGTGACGCTAGCGGTCTTACTCACCGGCTTGGGCTTGGCAACACTCCTCTTTCCGATCCTGCGACGCTGGCAGCCCCGATGGGTTGGTCTCGCCCCTGATGCCGATGCCGCAACGCAAGCAGCACGGCAAGGCAGTTTTACCCTTGCAGCCATGCTCGGCAATGTCGGCTTTATCGGTTTAGCCGTTGCACCCTCGCTCGTTAGTGCGCCCTATTTGGGCTGGCTCGTACTCTACAGCGTCGCCCACAACATTGCGGGAACCTACGGAGCTGGCGTCTTAGTAGCCAGCCATTTCAGTCCCAATGAGATCACTCATAGCCTGCGATCGCGCTTTTTCTCTTTGCTCCGCCTACCTTCAATTTGGGCGATCGCACTGGGAGCGCTGATGCAAGGTCAAACGCTTCCCGGTGGTCTTGAAACAACGGTACAAACCGCAGCCCATGCCGTCGTTCCTGCTGCTCTAGTTCTCGGTGGCCTCCGGCTCCGGCAACTACATGGTTGGCAGAGTTTACAGCTGGCCTTGCCGCCGGTCTGTGTGCGGATGCTGGTGATTCCACTGCTGGCTGGTTTAGTGCTGACCCTTGCTGGTCTGCAGGGTGATAGCCGCCTCGCCATGGTGCTTCAGGCGGGGATGCCCAGTGGTTTCGCAGGACTGATCTTGGCAGAAGAATACAACCTTGATCGCGAGCTGCTCGCCAGTAGTATTCTGCTCTCGACCCTCGCTCTCTTCCTGACCCTGCCGCTGTGGGTCTGGCTGTTTGGCACGTCAGTCTAA
- a CDS encoding phycobiliprotein lyase has product MSLAEFLESCAGKWFSQRTSYRLGASENWHQSDKTTLFVDFLAPDAPELQALTASQGTAIAGLQSRWEATPLQTASTSLLVLFAEGDRLIHQRGDRLWQGRYHFAGNHRGLTLQTEQPEGAVEERFWFAHPNLRLRTSLIRDRDGLSRSSFYSEIRLGVKPPEPPAEA; this is encoded by the coding sequence GTGAGCCTGGCTGAATTTTTGGAATCTTGTGCGGGCAAGTGGTTTTCCCAGCGCACGAGCTATCGTCTGGGGGCATCCGAAAATTGGCACCAGTCGGATAAGACGACTTTGTTTGTCGACTTTCTCGCGCCGGATGCACCGGAGCTGCAAGCTCTGACCGCGAGTCAAGGTACGGCGATCGCGGGTCTCCAAAGTCGCTGGGAAGCGACGCCGCTGCAAACTGCCAGTACAAGCCTCTTGGTGTTATTTGCCGAGGGCGATCGCTTGATCCATCAGCGAGGCGATCGGCTCTGGCAGGGACGCTATCACTTTGCCGGCAACCATCGCGGCTTAACCCTGCAGACCGAACAGCCAGAGGGGGCAGTGGAAGAGCGCTTTTGGTTTGCCCATCCCAATCTGCGATTGCGTACCAGCTTAATTCGCGATCGCGACGGCCTAAGCCGTAGTTCCTTCTACTCGGAGATTCGGCTGGGCGTCAAACCGCCTGAGCCACCCGCAGAGGCATAA
- a CDS encoding class I SAM-dependent methyltransferase codes for MVDSQPDASFAAVQTTFSQGWQVYDKILQHDYMDHQQVYGILRSHYQSLTAPFDLLELGCGDASQSVLALNGSLIRSYRGVDLSAVALQLAEAHVSQLRVPVLLQVGELLDYLQTCRDRFDQILVAFALHHLSAEQKQAFWQAAAQCLRTGGQLLLVDVFRLPNESREQYLDRYQQFMVSQWSAMTATEQDFINAHIRQSDFPETDASMRDWAVAAGFTDLDCLYFGNADTQKIWRCSLPKTAKGLG; via the coding sequence GTGGTTGATTCTCAGCCCGACGCGTCTTTCGCCGCAGTGCAGACGACCTTCAGTCAAGGCTGGCAGGTCTACGACAAGATCCTGCAGCACGACTACATGGATCACCAGCAGGTCTACGGCATCCTGCGATCGCACTATCAGTCTTTAACGGCGCCGTTTGATTTGCTGGAGCTGGGCTGCGGTGATGCCAGCCAATCGGTACTGGCCCTGAATGGGAGCTTGATCCGCAGCTATCGCGGCGTTGATCTCTCGGCAGTTGCGCTCCAACTGGCCGAAGCTCACGTCAGTCAGTTGCGGGTGCCGGTGTTGCTGCAAGTGGGTGAATTGCTGGACTATCTGCAAACTTGCCGCGATCGCTTTGACCAAATCCTGGTGGCTTTTGCCCTCCATCACCTCAGCGCTGAGCAAAAGCAAGCTTTCTGGCAAGCTGCGGCTCAATGCCTGCGGACTGGGGGGCAATTATTACTGGTGGATGTCTTCCGACTGCCGAACGAAAGCCGCGAACAGTACCTCGATCGCTATCAGCAATTCATGGTGAGTCAGTGGTCTGCTATGACTGCGACTGAGCAGGATTTTATTAATGCTCACATTCGCCAAAGTGATTTTCCAGAGACCGATGCCAGCATGCGCGACTGGGCAGTAGCCGCAGGGTTTACAGATCTCGACTGTCTCTATTTCGGCAATGCTGACACCCAAAAAATTTGGCGCTGTAGCCTTCCTAAGACAGCAAAAGGGCTGGGCTAG
- the rsfS gene encoding ribosome silencing factor has protein sequence MTLASPSLPTLTDDSALALTLAAATAADDRKAGDIAILRVSEVAYLADYFLICSGFSVTQVRAIARSIEEKLAEDFNRLPLRSEGVAEGRWVLLDYGDLIVHIFLPQEREFYDLEAFWGHAERLPYSPPAPVNQSSLNL, from the coding sequence ATGACCTTGGCTTCTCCGTCTTTGCCTACGCTCACTGATGATTCAGCCTTGGCACTCACCTTGGCAGCGGCAACGGCAGCGGACGATCGCAAGGCAGGAGACATTGCCATTCTGCGGGTCTCTGAGGTTGCTTATCTGGCGGATTATTTCCTTATCTGCAGTGGTTTTTCCGTTACGCAAGTCCGCGCGATCGCCCGCTCGATTGAAGAAAAACTGGCTGAAGACTTTAATCGTTTGCCCCTGCGTAGTGAAGGGGTTGCGGAAGGCCGCTGGGTGTTGCTGGATTACGGCGATCTGATCGTCCATATCTTCTTGCCGCAAGAACGTGAGTTCTACGACCTTGAAGCGTTTTGGGGCCATGCGGAGCGGCTACCCTACAGTCCCCCCGCCCCTGTCAATCAGTCGTCGTTGAATCTGTAA
- a CDS encoding CGLD27 family protein, which yields MRSVCPVPEEQQPLNEYQTLQDSWFFSWVCRPGLGYYRPLLWIWGWSWLIAAPVAAASFRPSRAGLEFVLSAAAGAAVPVLFAQIQLYSGWRHVRDRLAAESVPYEESGWYDGQFWQKPSEVLARDRLLASYEVQPLLDRLRQSIGRCLAFIGISALLIVLLRAGL from the coding sequence ATGCGATCCGTCTGTCCTGTTCCCGAAGAACAGCAGCCTCTCAACGAATATCAAACCCTCCAAGACTCCTGGTTCTTCAGTTGGGTCTGCCGTCCGGGCTTGGGCTATTACCGACCGCTGCTCTGGATTTGGGGCTGGAGCTGGTTAATTGCAGCGCCTGTGGCAGCGGCGAGCTTTCGCCCATCGCGGGCGGGACTGGAATTTGTCTTAAGTGCAGCGGCTGGTGCAGCAGTCCCTGTTCTGTTTGCCCAAATTCAGCTCTACAGTGGGTGGCGGCATGTACGCGATCGCCTCGCTGCAGAGAGTGTGCCTTATGAGGAGTCGGGCTGGTACGATGGCCAGTTTTGGCAGAAGCCCTCGGAAGTCTTGGCCCGCGATCGCTTGCTGGCCAGCTACGAGGTTCAGCCTCTCCTCGATCGACTCAGACAGTCGATTGGCCGCTGTCTAGCATTTATTGGGATCAGTGCCTTGCTAATTGTGCTGTTGAGGGCAGGATTGTGA
- a CDS encoding asparaginase, giving the protein MSLTKRVQTAPIAVRLLREGILESSHLVEAVVCDRRGRTLFIAGNPEHSSFIRSALKPLQALVVLKTGTMERFGLSDRDLAIICSSHKGSVEQARQAFNILWKADIDQAALQCPTPAGRRSPLEYNCSGKHAGMLAASKQQNWPLEGYMRRSHPVQQAILEIVGDLLGIPAAEFIVARDDCGVPTVSMELQQMATLYAHLSSGDSPELERIQRAMTYHPDLIAGEGEFDTELMRLTEGRLVSKTGAEGVQCIGQVGEGLGLAIKVQDGAKRAKIAVAIQSLRQIGWISPAIADLLAEQFMVIAPCKRLEVDGELTLL; this is encoded by the coding sequence GTGAGCTTAACCAAACGGGTACAGACCGCCCCGATCGCGGTACGACTGCTGCGCGAGGGCATTTTGGAATCCTCTCATTTGGTTGAGGCTGTGGTCTGCGATCGCCGGGGTCGCACCCTGTTCATTGCTGGCAATCCCGAGCACAGCAGCTTTATCCGCTCGGCGCTTAAGCCCTTGCAAGCCCTTGTCGTGCTCAAAACCGGCACGATGGAGCGCTTTGGACTGAGCGATCGCGATTTGGCGATTATCTGTAGCTCTCACAAAGGCTCGGTAGAGCAAGCGCGGCAGGCTTTCAACATCCTCTGGAAGGCGGATATCGATCAAGCTGCGCTGCAGTGCCCGACCCCTGCAGGTCGCCGCAGTCCTCTGGAGTACAACTGCTCGGGTAAACATGCCGGTATGTTGGCAGCCTCTAAACAGCAGAATTGGCCGCTAGAAGGCTACATGCGGCGATCGCATCCCGTGCAGCAAGCGATTCTTGAGATCGTGGGTGACTTGCTGGGTATTCCAGCTGCGGAATTTATTGTTGCCCGCGACGACTGTGGCGTGCCCACGGTCTCGATGGAACTGCAACAGATGGCGACGCTCTACGCCCATCTCAGCTCTGGCGATAGCCCCGAGCTGGAGCGGATTCAGCGGGCGATGACTTACCACCCCGACTTGATCGCTGGCGAGGGTGAGTTTGATACGGAGCTGATGCGCCTCACGGAAGGCCGCCTGGTCAGTAAAACCGGTGCCGAAGGCGTGCAATGTATCGGTCAGGTTGGCGAAGGATTAGGGCTTGCCATCAAGGTGCAGGATGGGGCCAAACGCGCCAAAATTGCAGTCGCCATTCAGTCACTGCGCCAAATCGGCTGGATCAGCCCGGCGATCGCCGATCTCTTGGCGGAGCAATTCATGGTCATTGCGCCTTGCAAACGGCTGGAGGTGGATGGGGAATTGACCTTGCTATGA